The Streptococcus toyakuensis genome has a window encoding:
- a CDS encoding acyl-CoA thioesterase/BAAT N-terminal domain-containing protein has translation MTVNIELISQTDLADESFYIAINGLEPRAMYCVEMYLSDYYCINAPLLLDHDVIWKSTAIFLSDQDGMIDTSQTASISGSYKGVSEMGLFFNAKPLKNRKRRLPSSLDRIPLRDCFGVEIKIKLGKDVVAEQSFVRRYMNLGVRYQDIYDKHFQGRLFYDEKLRRAPAVIIVSGSEGRIEKAQNIAQLLSSRGYICLAIAYFGLEGLSQNLERIPIECLEEAKDFLYHHPQVDNTKIGIYGRSKGAELVLAGQSILDDVQCLVLNSPSNVIFEGIKGKLNSHSSSWTYLQKELPYQKFQLGNYLLNKFFGKHIPEDSRAQIDVSKISSPLLLLGSDVDEIWNASSAIDDIISHYKGESILFKKYHETGHMLTVAYQANHRYRKDWRLLMKESVDSWFATINYFDTHLKNL, from the coding sequence ATGACTGTAAACATAGAACTGATTTCACAAACAGATTTAGCGGATGAATCTTTTTATATTGCTATTAATGGTTTAGAACCAAGGGCAATGTATTGTGTAGAAATGTACCTGTCTGATTATTACTGTATAAATGCTCCCTTGCTTTTAGATCATGATGTTATATGGAAATCAACCGCAATTTTTTTATCTGATCAGGACGGTATGATTGATACCTCTCAGACAGCATCTATTTCGGGATCTTATAAAGGGGTTTCAGAAATGGGATTATTCTTTAATGCGAAACCGTTGAAGAATAGGAAAAGGAGATTACCGAGTTCTCTTGATAGAATTCCATTACGAGATTGTTTTGGTGTTGAAATTAAAATCAAGCTGGGGAAAGATGTGGTCGCGGAGCAAAGTTTCGTAAGGCGTTATATGAATCTAGGAGTAAGATATCAAGATATCTATGACAAGCATTTTCAAGGTCGATTATTCTATGATGAAAAGTTAAGAAGGGCGCCAGCCGTGATTATTGTTAGCGGTAGTGAGGGAAGAATTGAAAAAGCTCAGAATATTGCCCAACTTTTATCTTCAAGAGGCTATATTTGTCTTGCGATAGCTTATTTTGGTTTAGAGGGATTATCTCAAAATTTAGAACGAATTCCGATAGAATGTCTGGAGGAGGCGAAAGATTTTCTATACCATCATCCTCAAGTTGATAATACAAAAATAGGAATATATGGTCGCTCTAAAGGAGCAGAGCTTGTTCTGGCTGGACAAAGTATTTTGGATGATGTGCAATGTTTGGTACTCAATTCCCCCTCAAATGTAATATTTGAGGGAATAAAGGGAAAACTCAACTCTCATTCATCTTCTTGGACATATTTGCAAAAAGAACTTCCGTATCAAAAATTTCAGTTAGGAAATTACTTGTTAAACAAGTTTTTTGGAAAACATATTCCTGAAGATAGTAGGGCCCAGATTGATGTGAGTAAAATTTCCTCTCCCTTATTATTACTAGGAAGCGATGTTGATGAAATATGGAATGCATCATCCGCGATAGATGATATCATTTCACATTATAAAGGGGAATCCATTTTGTTTAAAAAATACCATGAAACAGGGCATATGTTGACGGTTGCTTATCAAGCGAATCATCGTTATCGAAAAGATTGGCGCTTATTAATGAAAGAAAGTGTAGACTCTTGGTTTGCCACGATAAATTATTTTGATACACATCTGAAAAATTTGTAG
- a CDS encoding DUF3021 domain-containing protein codes for MKRLIDYFVSGMRTASFFYLSMMLLAQCYPGITYPEPMIKNILALFLMGGIMGVLTLILEKLEFLAFSIRVGVHLLVTATILVLTSLFLGWGSALWSPLLWFFFLLIYGLIWLYQIWKNHKLTQRINQALEDKRQKTGH; via the coding sequence ATGAAACGATTAATTGATTATTTTGTATCGGGAATGCGTACGGCTTCCTTCTTTTATTTGAGTATGATGTTATTAGCTCAGTGTTATCCAGGTATTACCTATCCTGAACCAATGATAAAAAATATTCTAGCTCTGTTTTTAATGGGTGGAATTATGGGGGTATTGACTTTAATACTTGAAAAGCTAGAGTTTCTTGCTTTTAGTATACGTGTAGGAGTTCATTTATTAGTGACAGCTACTATTTTAGTATTGACCTCTCTATTTTTGGGCTGGGGTTCAGCCTTGTGGAGTCCCTTGCTTTGGTTCTTTTTCTTGTTAATTTATGGATTGATATGGTTGTATCAAATCTGGAAAAATCACAAACTCACCCAACGAATTAATCAAGCCTTAGAGGATAAAAGACAGAAAACGGGTCACTAA
- a CDS encoding isoprenyl transferase — protein sequence MFGLFKKDKAVEVEVPTQVPAHIGIIMDGNGRWAKKRMQPRVFGHKAGMEALQTVTKAANKLGVKVITVYAFSTENWTRPDQEVKFIMNLPVEFYDNYVPELHANNVKIQMIGETDRLPKQTFEALTKAEELTKNNTGLILNFALNYGGRAEITQALKLISQDVLDAKINPGDITEELIGNYLFTQHLPKDLRDPDLIIRTSGELRLSNFLPWQGAYSELYFTDTLWPDFDEAALQEAILAYNRRHRRFGGV from the coding sequence ATGTTTGGATTGTTTAAGAAAGATAAGGCTGTGGAAGTAGAGGTTCCGACACAGGTTCCTGCTCATATCGGCATCATCATGGATGGCAATGGCCGTTGGGCTAAAAAACGTATGCAACCGCGAGTTTTTGGACATAAGGCGGGCATGGAAGCATTGCAAACTGTGACCAAGGCAGCTAACAAACTAGGCGTTAAGGTTATTACGGTCTATGCTTTTTCTACAGAAAACTGGACCCGTCCAGATCAGGAAGTCAAGTTTATCATGAACTTGCCAGTAGAGTTTTATGATAATTATGTCCCGGAACTGCATGCGAATAATGTTAAGATTCAAATGATCGGAGAAACGGACCGCCTGCCTAAGCAAACCTTTGAAGCTCTGACCAAGGCTGAGGAATTAACTAAGAACAACACAGGATTAATTCTTAATTTTGCCCTCAACTATGGTGGACGTGCTGAGATTACACAGGCTCTTAAGTTGATTTCCCAGGATGTTTTAGATGCCAAAATCAACCCAGGTGACATCACAGAGGAATTGATTGGCAACTATCTCTTCACCCAGCATTTACCTAAGGACTTACGAGACCCAGACTTGATTATCCGTACCAGTGGAGAATTGCGTTTGAGTAATTTCCTACCATGGCAGGGGGCCTATAGTGAACTCTATTTTACAGATACCTTGTGGCCTGATTTTGACGAGGCGGCCTTGCAGGAAGCCATTCTTGCCTATAATCGTCGTCACCGCCGATTTGGAGGAGTTTAG
- a CDS encoding phosphatidate cytidylyltransferase, protein MTQDLQKRTLFAGIALAIFLPILMIGGLLLQIAIGIIAMLAMHELLRMRGLETMTMEGLLTLFATFALTIPLENYLTFLPVDGNVVAYSVLISIMLGTTVFSKSYTIEDAVFPLAMSFYVGFGFNALLDARVAGLDKALLALCIVWATDSGAYLVGMNYGKRKLAPRVSPNKTLEGALGGILGAILVTIIFMIVDSTVALPYGIYKMSVFAIFFSIAGQFGDLLESSIKRHFGVKDSGKFIPGHGGVLDRFDSMLLVFPIMHLFGLF, encoded by the coding sequence ATGACACAGGATTTACAGAAAAGAACCTTGTTTGCAGGGATTGCCCTGGCTATTTTCCTACCGATTTTGATGATTGGGGGACTCTTGCTTCAGATAGCAATCGGAATCATAGCCATGCTAGCCATGCATGAACTTTTGAGGATGAGAGGTCTAGAGACCATGACTATGGAGGGCCTCTTGACCCTCTTTGCAACCTTTGCCTTGACCATTCCCTTGGAGAATTACCTGACTTTTTTGCCAGTTGATGGGAATGTGGTTGCCTATAGTGTGTTGATTTCAATCATGTTAGGAACGACTGTGTTTAGCAAGTCTTATACGATTGAGGATGCGGTTTTCCCTCTTGCTATGAGCTTCTACGTGGGCTTTGGATTTAATGCTTTACTAGATGCTCGTGTTGCAGGTTTAGATAAGGCGCTTTTGGCCTTGTGTATCGTCTGGGCGACAGACAGTGGTGCCTATCTTGTTGGGATGAACTATGGGAAACGAAAGTTAGCACCAAGGGTATCGCCTAATAAAACCCTTGAGGGTGCCTTGGGTGGTATTTTAGGAGCGATTTTAGTAACCATTATCTTTATGATAGTTGACAGTACAGTTGCTCTTCCATATGGAATTTACAAGATGTCAGTCTTTGCTATTTTCTTTAGTATTGCTGGACAATTTGGTGATTTACTAGAAAGTTCGATCAAACGTCATTTTGGTGTTAAGGATTCTGGGAAATTTATCCCTGGACATGGTGGTGTTTTGGATCGTTTCGATAGTATGTTGCTTGTATTTCCAATCATGCACTTATTTGGACTCTTTTAA
- a CDS encoding ABC transporter permease, which produces MLALLKRNFILYFRNRSGVFFSLLGALISFFLYIIFLQKNLTDAWSQLPDNKNLLNNWLMGGTLAVTGITTSFTALTQMVQDRENQVDQDLFLTDLGSWGLQVSYLISSIAISFIMQVFMFAVMSLYFRESPVISYLPEITLIMLLSSLLSSVVNILLIYRFQSVDSLGKLATIVGTASGFLVGTYIPIGVLPDFAQIIMKCTPATYIASLYRQILMKERLETAFTGNSRLLKEFQEKMGIQINWQELLTKEETYFIVVIISLVAIFLWILFVKVFSKRK; this is translated from the coding sequence ATGTTAGCTTTATTGAAACGGAATTTTATCTTATATTTTCGTAATCGTTCAGGAGTATTTTTCTCATTATTGGGGGCATTGATTTCCTTCTTCCTTTATATCATTTTTTTGCAGAAGAACTTGACGGATGCTTGGTCCCAACTCCCTGATAATAAGAACCTTTTAAATAACTGGCTGATGGGTGGGACCTTGGCTGTGACTGGGATTACAACCAGTTTTACGGCTCTTACACAAATGGTACAGGATCGTGAAAATCAAGTGGATCAAGATCTCTTCTTGACAGATTTAGGTAGCTGGGGTTTACAGGTGTCCTATCTAATCAGTAGTATTGCCATCTCTTTTATCATGCAGGTGTTTATGTTTGCTGTTATGAGCCTTTATTTTAGAGAAAGTCCAGTTATCAGTTATTTACCGGAAATTACTTTGATTATGCTGTTAAGCAGTCTGCTTTCAAGTGTGGTAAATATTCTTTTGATTTACCGTTTTCAATCTGTAGATAGTCTTGGCAAACTGGCAACTATAGTGGGGACTGCTTCTGGATTTTTGGTAGGAACTTATATCCCCATTGGAGTATTACCTGATTTTGCACAAATTATCATGAAGTGTACCCCTGCAACTTATATTGCTTCTCTCTATCGACAAATTTTAATGAAAGAGCGGTTAGAAACTGCATTTACAGGAAATAGCAGATTGTTAAAGGAATTTCAAGAAAAAATGGGAATCCAAATCAACTGGCAAGAACTATTGACAAAGGAAGAGACATACTTTATAGTGGTTATTATCAGTCTTGTCGCTATTTTTCTTTGGATTTTATTTGTTAAAGTGTTTAGCAAGAGAAAATAA
- a CDS encoding GNAT family N-acetyltransferase, whose protein sequence is MITIKKQEIVKLEDVLHLYQAVGWTNYTHQPEMLEQALSHSLAIYVALDDDTVVGLIRLVGDGFSSVLVQDLIVLPIYQRQGIGSALMKEALEAYKDVYQVQLVTEQTERTLRFYRSMGFEILSTYNCIGMTWVNREK, encoded by the coding sequence ATGATCACTATTAAAAAGCAAGAAATTGTCAAGTTAGAGGATGTTTTGCATCTCTATCAGGCTGTCGGTTGGACAAATTATACCCATCAACCAGAGATGCTGGAGCAGGCCTTATCTCATTCATTAGCGATTTATGTGGCGCTTGATGATGATACTGTGGTGGGCTTGATTCGTTTGGTTGGAGATGGATTCTCATCAGTATTGGTTCAAGATTTAATCGTTTTACCTATCTATCAGCGTCAAGGGATTGGTAGTGCCCTAATGAAAGAGGCTTTAGAGGCTTACAAAGATGTCTATCAAGTCCAGCTGGTGACAGAACAGACAGAAAGAACCTTGAGATTCTATCGTTCTATGGGCTTTGAAATCTTATCCACCTATAATTGTATAGGGATGACTTGGGTGAATAGAGAAAAATAA
- a CDS encoding ABC transporter ATP-binding protein encodes MILQAKHLIKRYGTHMAVDDIQLEFEKGSFNAILGPNGAGKSTTISMLIGLKKPTQGQIRYAPNTKIGVVFQASVLDEMLTVRENLTIRAQQYKEIVASRVDDLIHQLGLTAFQKQLYGTLSGGQKRRVDIARALLSQPDILFLDEPTTGLDIQTRKAIWDLLSRLQKDEGMTIILTTHYLDEADEADQIYIVDHGKVIAKGSATAIKSQYASNILKIRFKEMKDLEKLLQTGMTVKEENEMEYLFYPRTSQEAIEYLEKVREEIDSFEFRPGTMDDAFIALTGREVR; translated from the coding sequence ATGATTTTACAAGCTAAACATTTGATTAAACGGTACGGTACTCATATGGCTGTTGACGATATTCAGTTAGAGTTTGAAAAAGGAAGTTTCAATGCTATTTTGGGTCCCAATGGTGCAGGTAAATCAACCACTATTTCCATGTTAATCGGCTTGAAAAAGCCGACACAAGGTCAGATTCGCTATGCGCCAAATACGAAAATCGGAGTTGTTTTTCAAGCTAGTGTACTAGATGAGATGTTAACGGTTAGGGAAAATCTCACGATTCGTGCTCAACAGTATAAGGAGATTGTAGCAAGTCGTGTGGATGATTTGATCCATCAACTGGGCTTGACTGCTTTCCAGAAACAACTATATGGGACTTTGTCAGGTGGACAAAAACGTCGGGTTGATATTGCGCGTGCTCTTCTTTCACAGCCAGATATTCTTTTCTTAGATGAACCAACGACAGGTCTAGATATTCAGACTCGCAAAGCCATTTGGGATTTACTGTCTCGACTACAAAAGGATGAAGGGATGACTATTATCTTAACGACTCATTATCTGGATGAAGCGGATGAAGCGGATCAGATTTATATCGTTGATCATGGGAAAGTGATTGCGAAAGGTTCTGCGACGGCTATTAAAAGTCAGTATGCATCCAATATCCTAAAAATTCGTTTTAAAGAAATGAAGGATTTAGAAAAGTTATTACAGACTGGAATGACAGTAAAGGAAGAAAATGAGATGGAATATCTTTTTTATCCAAGGACGTCACAGGAAGCCATTGAATATTTGGAAAAAGTTCGAGAAGAAATTGATTCTTTTGAGTTTCGTCCAGGTACTATGGATGATGCCTTTATTGCACTTACAGGAAGAGAGGTTCGCTAA
- a CDS encoding LytTR family DNA-binding domain-containing protein yields the protein MKIRFEMKAEFSEKDPHIVIQAAQLTDQAREVMEYLEQFSTTNQVVIPIRTDDHLVMVKIEDLILADIDKNLLTIYTVDGIYKTKETLTNFQNRINRRNFIQISRHSIINIDHLESLSDSFSGNMMAKMTRGIKSSVSRKYVKSLMNYLGL from the coding sequence ATGAAGATTCGTTTTGAAATGAAGGCAGAGTTTTCAGAAAAGGACCCACATATTGTAATTCAGGCAGCTCAGTTAACCGACCAAGCGAGGGAAGTCATGGAGTATTTAGAACAATTTTCAACAACCAATCAGGTGGTCATTCCTATTCGAACGGATGATCATCTGGTTATGGTGAAAATTGAGGATCTTATTTTAGCAGATATCGATAAGAACTTGTTGACCATTTATACGGTAGACGGGATTTATAAAACTAAGGAAACATTGACAAACTTTCAGAATAGGATTAACCGACGGAACTTTATACAGATATCACGCCATTCAATTATAAACATTGACCACTTAGAATCGTTATCAGATAGTTTTTCAGGGAACATGATGGCTAAAATGACTCGGGGCATCAAATCTAGTGTGAGTCGGAAATACGTTAAGTCCTTAATGAATTATCTAGGTTTATAG
- a CDS encoding type I toxin-antitoxin system Fst family toxin, whose translation MMELILKTIIGPIVVGVILRLVDKWLNKDR comes from the coding sequence ATGATGGAACTAATCCTTAAAACTATCATCGGACCAATTGTGGTCGGTGTTATTCTTCGCTTAGTCGATAAATGGCTAAACAAAGATAGATAG
- the rseP gene encoding RIP metalloprotease RseP, producing MLGILTFILVFGIIVVVHEFGHFYFAKKSGILVREFAIGMGPKIFAHIGKDGTAYTIRILPLGGYVRMAGWGDDTTEIKTGTPVSLTLADDGKVKRINLSGKKLDQTALPMQVTQFDFEDKLFIKGLVLEEEKTFAVDHDATVVEADGTEVRIAPLDVQYQNATIWGKLITNFAGPMNNFILGVVVFWILIFMQGGVRDVDTNQFHVMPQGALAKVGVPETAQITKIGSHEISNWESLIQAVESETKDKTAPTLDVTISEKGSDKQVTVTPEESQGRYLLGVQPGIKSDFVSMFVGGFTTAADSALRILSALKNLIFQPDLNKLGGPVAIFKASSDAAKNGIENVLYFLAMISINIGIFNLIPIPALDGGKIVLNILEAIRRKPLKQEIETYVTLAGVVIMVVLMIAVTWNDIMRLFFR from the coding sequence ATGCTCGGAATTTTAACCTTTATTCTGGTTTTTGGGATTATTGTAGTGGTGCACGAGTTCGGGCACTTCTACTTTGCCAAGAAATCAGGGATTTTAGTACGTGAATTTGCCATCGGTATGGGACCCAAAATCTTTGCTCACATTGGCAAGGATGGAACGGCCTATACCATTCGAATCTTGCCTCTGGGTGGCTATGTCCGCATGGCTGGTTGGGGTGATGATACAACTGAAATCAAGACAGGAACGCCTGTTAGTTTGACACTTGCTGATGATGGTAAGGTTAAACGCATCAATCTCTCAGGTAAAAAATTGGATCAAACAGCCCTCCCTATGCAGGTGACCCAGTTTGATTTTGAAGACAAGCTCTTTATCAAAGGATTGGTTCTGGAAGAAGAAAAAACATTTGCAGTGGATCACGATGCAACGGTTGTGGAAGCAGATGGAACTGAGGTTCGGATTGCACCCTTGGATGTTCAATATCAAAATGCAACTATCTGGGGTAAACTCATTACTAATTTTGCAGGCCCCATGAACAACTTTATCTTAGGTGTCGTTGTTTTCTGGATTTTAATCTTCATGCAGGGTGGTGTCAGAGATGTTGATACCAATCAGTTCCATGTCATGCCTCAAGGGGCCTTGGCTAAGGTGGGAGTACCAGAAACGGCACAAATTACCAAGATCGGCTCACATGAGATTAGCAACTGGGAAAGTTTGATTCAGGCTGTGGAATCAGAAACCAAAGATAAGACGGCCCCGACCTTGGATGTGACTATTTCTGAAAAGGGGAGTGACAAACAAGTCACTGTTACTCCGGAAGAAAGTCAAGGCCGTTACCTTCTAGGTGTTCAACCGGGGATTAAGTCAGATTTTGTATCTATGTTTGTAGGTGGTTTTACAACTGCTGCTGACTCGGCCCTCCGAATTCTATCAGCTCTGAAAAATCTGATTTTCCAACCGGATTTGAACAAGCTAGGTGGACCTGTTGCTATCTTTAAGGCAAGTAGTGATGCTGCTAAAAATGGAATTGAGAATGTCTTGTACTTCTTGGCAATGATTTCCATCAATATTGGGATTTTTAATCTTATTCCGATTCCAGCCCTGGATGGTGGTAAGATTGTGCTCAATATCCTGGAAGCCATTCGCCGCAAACCATTGAAACAAGAAATTGAAACCTATGTCACCTTGGCCGGAGTGGTCATCATGGTTGTCTTGATGATTGCTGTGACTTGGAATGACATCATGCGACTCTTTTTTAGATAA
- the ruvB gene encoding Holliday junction branch migration DNA helicase RuvB produces MSRILDNEIMGDEELVERTLRPQYLREYIGQDKVKDQLQIFIEAAKMRDEALDHVLLFGPPGLGKTTMAFVIANELGVNLKQTSGPVIEKAGDLVAILNDLEPGDVLFIDEIHRLPMSVEEVLYSAMEDFYIDIMIGAGEGSRSVHLELPPFTLIGATTRAGMLSNPLRARFGITGHMEYYAHADLTEIVERTADIFEMEITHEAASELALRSRGTPRIANRLLKRVRDFAQIMGNGVIDNLITDKALTMLDVDHEGLDYVDQKILRTMIEMYGGGPVGLGTLSVNIAEERETVEDMYEPYLIQKGFIMRTRSGRVATAKAYEHLGYEYIEK; encoded by the coding sequence ATGAGCAGAATTTTAGATAATGAGATAATGGGGGATGAGGAGTTAGTAGAACGCACGCTCCGTCCTCAGTATTTACGTGAATATATCGGGCAGGATAAGGTTAAGGACCAGCTTCAAATCTTTATCGAAGCCGCTAAAATGCGGGATGAAGCGCTGGATCATGTGCTCCTTTTCGGGCCTCCAGGTTTGGGGAAGACGACCATGGCCTTTGTTATTGCAAACGAACTGGGTGTCAATCTCAAGCAGACGTCGGGTCCTGTTATCGAAAAAGCTGGTGATTTGGTAGCGATTTTGAATGACTTAGAGCCTGGGGATGTCCTTTTTATTGATGAGATTCATCGCTTGCCCATGTCGGTGGAAGAGGTGCTTTATAGTGCTATGGAGGACTTCTACATTGACATCATGATTGGAGCTGGTGAAGGCAGTCGCAGTGTTCATTTGGAGTTGCCACCTTTTACCTTGATTGGTGCGACGACTCGGGCTGGTATGCTGTCAAATCCTCTACGGGCACGTTTTGGGATTACGGGGCATATGGAATACTATGCCCATGCTGACTTGACAGAAATTGTTGAGCGGACGGCAGATATTTTTGAGATGGAAATTACTCATGAGGCAGCTTCTGAGCTGGCCCTACGTAGTCGAGGTACTCCTCGTATTGCCAATCGCCTCCTCAAGCGCGTGCGCGATTTTGCCCAGATTATGGGGAATGGGGTTATCGATAATCTTATTACTGATAAGGCTTTGACCATGCTGGATGTTGACCATGAAGGTTTGGACTATGTGGACCAAAAAATCCTTCGCACCATGATTGAGATGTACGGTGGTGGTCCTGTTGGTCTAGGAACTCTTTCTGTTAACATAGCAGAAGAGCGTGAGACAGTTGAAGACATGTATGAGCCCTACTTGATTCAAAAAGGTTTTATCATGCGGACACGTTCTGGACGGGTGGCGACTGCTAAGGCATATGAGCATTTAGGGTATGAATATATTGAAAAATAA
- a CDS encoding nucleotidyltransferase family protein, translating into MNILKNKAEILDSFRENPDMMAILTIIRNLGLKDSWLAAGSVRNFIWNLLSERPAFDLETDVDVIFFDPDISYEETLFLEKKLRADFPQYQWELKNQVYMHQHSPHTAPYTSSRDAMSKYPERCTAVGLRLNEDSTLELFTPYGLEDILNFQVRPTPHFLENEDRMELYQTRLSKKNCQEKWKNLIFKTS; encoded by the coding sequence ATGAATATATTGAAAAATAAGGCTGAAATTTTAGACTCTTTCAGAGAAAATCCGGATATGATGGCTATTTTGACTATCATCCGAAACCTTGGTCTGAAAGATTCTTGGTTGGCAGCAGGTTCTGTCAGAAATTTTATCTGGAATCTCTTGTCAGAGAGACCAGCATTTGATCTTGAAACAGATGTAGATGTGATTTTCTTTGATCCGGATATTTCTTATGAGGAAACCTTGTTCCTAGAGAAAAAGTTGAGAGCGGATTTTCCTCAGTATCAGTGGGAATTGAAAAATCAGGTCTATATGCACCAGCACAGCCCTCATACTGCTCCCTATACCAGTTCCCGTGATGCCATGAGTAAGTATCCAGAACGATGTACGGCTGTTGGACTGCGCTTGAATGAAGATTCTACTTTAGAACTCTTTACTCCTTACGGACTCGAGGATATTTTGAATTTTCAAGTTCGTCCAACTCCTCATTTCTTAGAAAATGAAGACCGAATGGAGCTTTATCAAACACGTTTATCCAAGAAAAATTGTCAGGAGAAATGGAAAAATTTGATTTTTAAAACTTCTTAA
- a CDS encoding MarR family winged helix-turn-helix transcriptional regulator, whose protein sequence is MDKKEFIAFNNRFNRFILAFEELKKNQHKSGVDKSITLNEVHLIVVIGENQPLNLVKLSELLEVSRSAITQSVRRLIQKNLVVFDFDLNNGKNKYLRLSEKGIEIFKIHKEQQAYIEKSIFSVLNNYSEVELQTVVKLMDDIEKVWIELPW, encoded by the coding sequence ATGGATAAAAAAGAATTTATTGCATTTAATAATCGTTTCAATAGGTTTATTTTAGCGTTTGAAGAGTTAAAAAAAAATCAACATAAAAGTGGTGTTGACAAATCCATTACGTTGAATGAGGTACATTTGATTGTTGTGATTGGGGAAAATCAGCCCTTAAATCTAGTAAAATTATCTGAATTATTAGAAGTTTCAAGAAGTGCAATAACTCAAAGTGTTAGGAGATTGATTCAAAAAAATTTAGTTGTTTTTGATTTTGATCTGAATAATGGGAAAAATAAATATTTGAGATTATCTGAAAAAGGCATCGAAATTTTTAAAATCCATAAGGAGCAACAAGCATATATTGAAAAATCAATCTTTTCAGTTTTAAACAACTATAGCGAGGTGGAACTTCAAACAGTTGTGAAATTGATGGATGATATTGAAAAGGTGTGGATAGAATTACCGTGGTAA
- a CDS encoding GNAT family N-acetyltransferase has protein sequence MPVNEYGQMVGESMEGYTPGELPSIDFLEGRYARIEALSVEKHAEDLLAVYGLDTPREMWTYLFQEPVADMEELVSLLNQMLARKDRFYYAIIDKATGKALGTFSLMRIDQNNRVIEVGAVTFSPELRGTRIGTEAHYLLARYVFEELNYRRYEWKCDSLNLPSRRAAERLGFVYEGTFRQAVVYKGRTRDTDWLSMIDKDWPKVKARLEAWLAPENFDKNGRQYKSLREL, from the coding sequence ATGCCAGTAAACGAATATGGTCAAATGGTTGGGGAGTCAATGGAAGGTTATACACCAGGTGAATTGCCTTCTATTGATTTCTTAGAAGGGCGTTATGCTCGGATAGAGGCTCTCTCGGTAGAAAAACATGCGGAGGATTTGCTAGCTGTTTATGGCCTGGATACTCCTCGGGAGATGTGGACCTACCTTTTTCAGGAGCCAGTAGCAGATATGGAGGAGTTGGTTAGCCTTTTAAATCAGATGTTGGCTCGTAAGGACCGTTTTTACTATGCAATCATAGACAAGGCAACTGGTAAGGCTTTGGGAACTTTTTCTCTCATGCGCATTGACCAAAATAACCGAGTGATAGAAGTGGGAGCGGTCACTTTTTCTCCAGAGCTCAGGGGAACACGAATAGGGACAGAAGCTCACTATCTCTTGGCGCGCTATGTTTTTGAGGAGCTTAACTATCGTCGCTACGAATGGAAATGTGATTCTCTTAATCTGCCATCCAGACGAGCTGCGGAGCGTTTGGGATTTGTCTATGAAGGGACCTTCCGCCAGGCAGTCGTATATAAGGGGCGTACTCGTGATACGGATTGGTTGTCTATGATTGATAAGGACTGGCCCAAAGTCAAAGCTCGATTGGAAGCATGGTTGGCTCCTGAAAATTTTGATAAAAATGGACGACAGTACAAGAGCTTAAGAGAGCTTTAA